The following proteins come from a genomic window of Campylobacter coli 76339:
- a CDS encoding 2-oxoglutarate oxidoreductase, beta subunit has product MAFNYDEYLRTDKLPTQWCWGCGDGVVLKCIIRAIEKLGWNMDDVCLVSGIGCSGRMSSYVNCNTVHTTHGRAIAYATGIKLANPSKHVIVVSGDGDTLAIGGNHTIHGCRRNIDLTHIVINNFIYGLTNSQTSPTTPKGFYTVTAQFGNIDPNFDACELTKAAGASFVARGNVIEANKLENLIYKALAHKGYSFVDVFSNCHINLGRKNKMGEAVAMLDWIKNRVVDKSKFESMDFEERKDKFPTGVLYEDSTQPEYCHAYEEVRRAAKEKRMVDLGALK; this is encoded by the coding sequence ATGGCGTTTAATTATGATGAATATTTAAGAACTGATAAACTTCCTACGCAATGGTGTTGGGGTTGTGGCGATGGTGTAGTTTTAAAATGTATCATTCGTGCAATAGAAAAGCTGGGTTGGAATATGGACGATGTTTGTCTTGTTTCAGGTATAGGATGTAGCGGTAGAATGAGCTCTTATGTAAATTGCAATACCGTGCACACTACTCATGGTAGAGCTATTGCTTATGCAACAGGTATAAAACTAGCTAATCCTAGCAAGCATGTTATTGTAGTAAGTGGAGATGGTGATACTTTAGCAATTGGTGGAAACCACACTATACACGGGTGTCGTAGAAATATAGATTTAACTCATATTGTAATCAATAACTTTATTTATGGGCTTACTAATTCTCAAACTTCTCCAACTACTCCAAAAGGTTTTTATACAGTAACTGCACAATTTGGAAATATCGATCCGAATTTTGATGCTTGCGAACTAACTAAAGCTGCTGGAGCTTCTTTCGTGGCAAGGGGAAATGTTATTGAGGCAAATAAATTGGAAAATTTAATTTATAAAGCTTTAGCGCACAAAGGCTATAGCTTTGTTGATGTTTTCTCAAATTGTCATATTAACCTAGGTAGAAAAAATAAAATGGGTGAAGCGGTGGCTATGCTCGATTGGATTAAAAATCGTGTTGTGGATAAGTCTAAATTTGAAAGTATGGATTTTGAAGAAAGAAAAGATAAATTCCCAACAGGTGTTTTATATGAAGATAGCACGCAGCCAGAATATTGTCATGCTTATGAAGAAGTGCGTCGTGCAGCCAAAGAAAAAAGAATGGTTGATTTAGGAGCCTTAAAATGA
- a CDS encoding 2-oxoglutarate oxidoreductase, alpha subunit has protein sequence MREVIATGNVLIAKAAIDCGCKFFGGYPITPSSEIAHELSHMLPASDGTFIQMEDEISGISVTIGAAMSGVKSMTASSGPGISLKAEQIGLAFIAEIPLVIVNVMRGGPSTGLPTRVAQGDLFQAKAPTHGDFASVAIAPASLEEAYTETIRAFNLAEKYMTPVFLLMDETVGHMNGKAVLPDLKDIEIINRKKFTGDKKDYKPYAAGENEPATLNPFFTGYRYHVTGLHHGDIGFPTEDGAIVKKNIERLIGKIKNNQDDICTYEEYMLDDAEFLIIAYGSVSRSAKEAINRLREEGIKVGLFRPITLYPVAEKKIAEVVSKFKKVMVSELNMGQYLEEIERVSSRRDFISLHRANGRPITPSEIIAKVKENI, from the coding sequence ATGAGAGAAGTTATAGCAACAGGTAATGTTTTAATTGCAAAAGCGGCAATTGATTGTGGATGTAAATTTTTTGGGGGTTATCCTATTACACCAAGTTCTGAAATTGCACATGAATTAAGTCATATGCTTCCTGCAAGTGATGGAACTTTTATACAAATGGAAGATGAAATTTCAGGTATAAGTGTGACTATCGGTGCTGCTATGAGCGGTGTAAAATCAATGACTGCAAGTAGCGGTCCTGGAATTTCACTAAAAGCAGAGCAAATTGGTCTTGCGTTTATCGCTGAAATTCCACTTGTTATCGTAAATGTTATGCGTGGTGGTCCTTCAACAGGTCTTCCAACAAGGGTGGCTCAAGGAGATTTATTTCAAGCAAAAGCACCTACTCATGGAGATTTTGCTAGCGTAGCTATCGCACCAGCGAGCCTAGAAGAAGCCTATACAGAAACCATAAGAGCATTTAATTTGGCTGAAAAGTATATGACTCCTGTATTTTTACTTATGGATGAAACTGTAGGGCATATGAATGGTAAAGCGGTATTGCCTGATTTAAAAGATATAGAGATTATTAACCGTAAAAAATTCACAGGTGATAAAAAAGATTATAAACCTTATGCAGCGGGTGAAAATGAACCTGCAACACTCAATCCATTTTTTACCGGCTATCGCTATCATGTAACCGGACTTCATCATGGAGATATAGGTTTTCCAACAGAAGATGGCGCTATAGTTAAGAAAAATATAGAAAGACTTATAGGTAAAATTAAAAATAACCAAGATGATATTTGTACTTATGAAGAGTATATGCTTGATGATGCTGAATTTTTAATTATAGCTTATGGAAGCGTAAGTCGTTCTGCTAAAGAAGCTATCAATAGGCTTAGAGAAGAAGGTATTAAGGTAGGACTTTTCCGCCCTATCACGCTTTATCCTGTAGCCGAAAAGAAAATTGCTGAAGTAGTAAGCAAATTTAAAAAAGTAATGGTAAGTGAATTAAATATGGGACAATATCTTGAAGAGATTGAAAGAGTAAGTTCTCGCCGTGATTTTATTAGCTTGCATCGTGCAAATGGTCGTCCTATAACACCTAGCGAAATCATTGCTAAAGTAAAGGAGAATATATAA
- a CDS encoding 2-oxoglutarate oxidoreductase, delta subunit, putative encodes MSMVAPKDTPVWVDEHRCKACNICVSYCPAGVLAMRDDVHAVLGQMIEVVHPESCIGCTECETHCPDFAIMVAKRDEFKFAKLTPEAKDRAVAVKNNKYKKLA; translated from the coding sequence ATGAGTATGGTAGCTCCAAAAGATACCCCTGTTTGGGTAGATGAGCATAGATGTAAAGCTTGTAATATCTGCGTTAGCTATTGCCCCGCAGGGGTTTTAGCTATGCGTGATGATGTTCATGCGGTTTTAGGGCAAATGATAGAGGTTGTACACCCTGAGTCCTGTATAGGTTGTACTGAGTGTGAAACACATTGTCCAGATTTTGCTATTATGGTGGCAAAAAGAGATGAATTTAAATTTGCCAAACTGACTCCGGAAGCTAAAGACAGAGCCGTAGCAGTAAAAAATAATAAATATAAAAAATTAGCATAG
- a CDS encoding Succinyl-CoA ligase [ADP-forming] alpha chain translates to MSILVNKNTKVIVQGFTGKEATFHAEQCMAYGTNIVGGVTPHKGGQTHLGKPVFDTVADAVKATGADVSLIFVPAFAVGDSVIEAADAGIKLAVVITEHTPVKDMMYAKQYANKKGMKIIGPNCPGIITSEECKLGIMPGFIFKKGCVGLISKSGTLTYEAANQVVQGGYGISTAVGIGGDPIIGLAYKELLSEFEKDDETKAIVMIGEIGGSLEVEAAKFIKENISKPVVAFIAGATAPKGKRMGHAGAIVGSADESAAAKKEALKSYGIHVVDSPALIGEEIQKILG, encoded by the coding sequence ATGAGTATATTGGTTAATAAAAATACAAAAGTAATAGTTCAAGGTTTTACGGGCAAAGAAGCAACTTTTCATGCAGAACAGTGTATGGCTTATGGTACAAATATAGTCGGAGGTGTAACTCCACATAAGGGCGGTCAAACTCATCTTGGCAAGCCTGTTTTTGATACAGTTGCGGATGCGGTTAAGGCTACAGGAGCTGATGTGAGTTTGATTTTTGTCCCTGCTTTTGCCGTAGGTGATAGTGTAATCGAGGCAGCGGATGCGGGTATTAAGCTTGCTGTTGTAATTACAGAGCATACTCCGGTTAAAGATATGATGTATGCTAAACAATATGCAAATAAAAAAGGTATGAAGATCATAGGACCAAATTGTCCAGGAATCATCACTTCTGAAGAATGTAAATTAGGTATTATGCCAGGATTTATCTTTAAAAAAGGCTGCGTAGGACTTATTTCAAAAAGTGGAACTTTAACTTACGAAGCAGCTAATCAAGTAGTTCAAGGGGGGTATGGAATTTCAACAGCAGTAGGAATTGGTGGCGATCCTATCATAGGACTTGCCTATAAAGAACTTTTAAGTGAATTTGAAAAAGATGATGAGACAAAAGCTATTGTTATGATAGGAGAAATCGGCGGTAGCTTAGAGGTGGAAGCAGCAAAATTTATTAAAGAAAATATTAGCAAACCTGTGGTAGCATTCATTGCAGGAGCGACTGCGCCAAAAGGTAAAAGAATGGGACACGCAGGAGCTATAGTAGGTAGTGCTGATGAAAGTGCTGCAGCTAAGAAAGAAGCATTAAAGTCATATGGAATTCATGTAGTGGATTCTCCAGCTTTAATCGGTGAAGAAATACAAAAAATATTAGGCTAA
- a CDS encoding Succinyl-CoA ligase [ADP-forming] beta chain: MNIHEYQAKAIFADNGIPTLKGKVAFSVEEAVENAKELGGSVWAVKAQIHAGGRGLGGGVKIAKNLDEVKTYASQILGMNLVTHQTGPEGKLVQKLYIESGANIVKEYYLAILFNRMAEQITIIASSEGGMDIEKVAKESPEKIAKVGIDPQIGFKMFHGLEVAKVLGLDKDESKKLISMIAKLYKLYMDKDMNMLEINPLIKTAEGDFYALDAKCSFDDSALYRHPEIAELRDITEENPAEREAAEFGLSYVKLDGDVACMVNGAGLAMATMDIINYSGAKPANFLDVGGGASAETVAKAFEIILRDKNVKVIFINIFGGIVRCDRIANGILEATKNVEVNIPIVVRLDGTNAAEAKAILDNSNLKNIKAATNLKNGAELVKSLVG, from the coding sequence ATGAATATACATGAATATCAAGCAAAAGCGATTTTCGCAGACAATGGTATCCCTACTTTAAAGGGAAAGGTTGCATTTAGCGTAGAAGAAGCTGTAGAAAACGCTAAAGAATTGGGTGGTAGTGTTTGGGCTGTTAAGGCTCAGATCCATGCAGGTGGTCGTGGTCTTGGTGGTGGTGTTAAAATCGCTAAAAATTTAGATGAGGTAAAGACTTATGCGAGTCAAATTCTAGGGATGAATTTGGTTACTCATCAAACAGGACCTGAGGGCAAATTGGTGCAAAAGCTTTATATAGAAAGCGGTGCAAATATAGTAAAAGAATATTATTTGGCTATTTTATTTAATAGAATGGCAGAGCAAATTACAATCATTGCTTCAAGCGAAGGGGGAATGGATATAGAAAAAGTAGCCAAAGAAAGCCCTGAAAAAATCGCAAAAGTAGGCATTGATCCACAAATTGGCTTTAAAATGTTCCATGGTCTTGAAGTAGCAAAGGTTTTGGGGCTAGATAAGGATGAAAGCAAAAAACTTATTTCTATGATAGCAAAACTTTATAAGCTTTATATGGATAAAGATATGAATATGCTTGAAATCAATCCTTTGATTAAAACCGCAGAAGGAGATTTTTATGCTCTTGATGCAAAATGTAGTTTTGATGACAGTGCGCTTTATCGCCATCCAGAGATTGCTGAACTTAGAGATATTACAGAAGAAAATCCTGCTGAAAGAGAAGCAGCTGAATTTGGTTTAAGCTATGTAAAATTAGACGGTGATGTTGCTTGTATGGTAAATGGTGCAGGACTTGCTATGGCAACGATGGATATTATCAATTATAGCGGTGCAAAACCTGCAAATTTCTTAGATGTAGGCGGTGGTGCGTCTGCTGAAACAGTCGCAAAAGCTTTTGAAATCATTTTAAGAGATAAAAATGTTAAAGTAATATTTATCAATATTTTTGGTGGTATTGTTCGTTGCGATAGAATTGCAAATGGTATTTTGGAAGCAACTAAAAATGTTGAGGTTAATATTCCTATCGTAGTGCGTCTTGATGGTACAAATGCAGCTGAAGCAAAAGCAATCTTAGATAACTCAAATCTTAAAAATATCAAAGCAGCAACCAATCTTAAAAACGGTGCAGAATTAGTAAAAAGTTTAGTAGGATAA
- a CDS encoding Malate dehydrogenase, which produces MKITIIGAGNVGSSVAYALILRELANEIVLVDINEDLLIAKELELSQSIAALNLDIELTCTKDYSCTKNSDIVLFSAGFARKDGQSREELLQLNTNIMLDCAKKIKDFSPDPLFIILTNPVDFLLNTLYESGIFSSKKIVAMAGVLDNARFKYEVAKKLKAKISSVDTRLIGFHNDDMVLVKSYASVKNQKLGELLSEEEFEDLENEVKTGGAKVIKHLKTSAYLAPASACVRMLESIRSGEFLPMSVILHGEFGVQNKALGTMARLGLEGVVEIMKLELSDEEKDKVKKSLIKYQYIKEDK; this is translated from the coding sequence ATGAAAATTACGATCATTGGTGCAGGAAATGTAGGCTCAAGTGTAGCCTACGCTTTAATTTTACGCGAATTGGCAAATGAGATTGTTTTAGTTGATATCAATGAAGATTTATTGATCGCAAAAGAATTGGAATTATCCCAAAGTATAGCTGCTTTAAATTTAGATATAGAATTAACTTGTACTAAGGATTATTCTTGTACAAAAAATTCTGATATTGTGCTTTTTAGCGCAGGATTTGCAAGAAAAGATGGTCAAAGTAGAGAAGAACTTTTGCAACTCAATACAAATATTATGCTCGATTGTGCTAAAAAAATTAAAGATTTCAGCCCTGATCCACTTTTTATTATTTTAACAAATCCAGTGGATTTTTTACTCAATACTCTTTATGAGAGTGGAATTTTTTCTTCTAAAAAAATTGTTGCTATGGCAGGGGTTTTGGATAATGCAAGATTTAAGTATGAAGTAGCCAAAAAATTAAAAGCCAAAATTTCAAGCGTGGATACAAGATTGATTGGCTTTCATAATGATGATATGGTTTTAGTAAAGTCTTATGCAAGTGTTAAAAATCAAAAACTTGGAGAGCTTTTAAGCGAAGAAGAATTTGAAGATTTGGAAAATGAAGTCAAAACTGGCGGTGCAAAGGTGATTAAACATCTTAAGACTTCAGCATATTTGGCGCCCGCAAGTGCTTGTGTAAGAATGCTCGAATCTATAAGAAGTGGAGAATTTTTACCTATGAGTGTGATTTTGCATGGAGAATTTGGAGTACAAAATAAAGCCTTAGGAACTATGGCAAGATTGGGCTTAGAGGGTGTTGTTGAGATTATGAAGCTTGAGCTTAGCGACGAAGAAAAAGACAAGGTAAAAAAATCATTAATAAAATATCAATATATAAAGGAAGATAAATGA
- a CDS encoding Isocitrate dehydrogenase [NADP] ; Monomeric isocitrate dehydrogenase [NADP]: MQVTYTLTDESPALATYSFLPIVKAFLSKAHIGVKTSDISLSGRILATFSEYLKEEQRCEDALELLGELVKKSDANLIKTPNISASIPQLKAAIKELQEKGYMLPNYPDEPKNDEELQIKTKYQKVLGSAVNPVLRQGNSDRRSTKAVKDYAKNNPYRVVEFDPNSKTRVSYMKEGDFFSNEKAVLIDEDCVANIEFVADSGKSEILKEGLKLEKNEILDATFMDVEKLQDFYAKEIKASKDNDLLFSLHLKATMMKVSDPILFGYAVKIFFKELFDEFKDEFEALGINPNNGLSELLSKVETSNKKDEILKRYNEILNSRADISMVNSDKGITNLHVPSDVIVDASMPAMLKNGARLWDKEGKEKDTNAVIPDQTYATIYEAVIEDLHKNGTLNPAKLGSVSNVGLMAKKAQEYGSHDKTFVAKEDGVFKIIAKGKVLLEHKVRKGDIYRANQAKFDAVLNWIDLGIERADLTGAEAIFWLDSKRASNKIMIDLVQNRLKEKNKNIAILAPYEACLKSLELIRAGKDAISITGNVLRDYLTDLFPILELGTSAKMLSVVPMLNGGAMFETGAGGSAPKQVEQLVEENHLRWDSLGEFLALQASLEFYANKCSNHKAKVLAECLDEAIGEWLENNKAPSRKVKEDDNRTSHFYLAMYFANHLARQANDMELQSFFKDIALELSSNEEKIRAEFNDAQGVKVDLGGYYKFDDEKANKIMRPSATFNAIIEKIGQR, from the coding sequence ATGCAAGTTACTTACACTTTAACAGATGAGTCTCCAGCGCTTGCGACCTATTCGTTTTTACCTATAGTAAAAGCTTTTTTAAGTAAGGCGCATATAGGAGTAAAAACTTCCGATATTTCACTATCAGGAAGAATTTTAGCTACTTTTAGTGAGTATCTAAAAGAAGAGCAAAGATGCGAAGATGCCTTAGAACTTTTGGGCGAGCTTGTAAAAAAATCAGATGCCAATTTGATTAAAACTCCAAATATTTCAGCTTCTATTCCGCAGTTAAAAGCCGCTATCAAGGAATTGCAAGAAAAGGGTTATATGTTACCAAACTACCCAGACGAACCAAAAAACGATGAAGAATTGCAAATAAAAACAAAATATCAAAAGGTTTTAGGTTCAGCAGTTAATCCTGTGCTTAGACAAGGCAATTCAGATCGCCGTTCTACTAAAGCGGTAAAAGATTATGCAAAGAATAATCCTTATCGCGTGGTTGAGTTTGATCCTAATTCTAAAACCCGCGTATCTTATATGAAAGAAGGTGATTTCTTTTCAAATGAAAAAGCAGTTTTAATTGATGAGGATTGCGTAGCAAATATTGAATTTGTCGCAGATAGCGGCAAAAGTGAAATTTTAAAAGAAGGCTTAAAGCTTGAAAAAAATGAAATTTTAGATGCAACTTTTATGGATGTAGAAAAATTGCAAGATTTTTATGCTAAAGAAATCAAAGCAAGTAAAGATAATGATTTGCTTTTTTCTCTCCATTTAAAAGCTACGATGATGAAAGTAAGCGATCCTATACTTTTTGGTTATGCGGTAAAAATCTTCTTCAAAGAATTGTTTGATGAATTTAAGGATGAATTTGAAGCACTTGGAATTAATCCAAACAATGGATTAAGCGAGCTTTTAAGCAAGGTAGAAACTTCAAACAAAAAAGATGAGATTTTAAAAAGATATAATGAAATTTTAAATAGTCGTGCTGATATTTCTATGGTAAATTCAGATAAGGGTATTACTAATTTGCATGTTCCAAGTGATGTTATTGTCGATGCTTCTATGCCTGCTATGCTTAAAAATGGGGCAAGATTATGGGATAAAGAAGGCAAAGAAAAAGATACAAATGCAGTTATCCCTGATCAAACTTATGCGACTATCTATGAAGCAGTTATTGAAGATTTGCACAAAAATGGCACTTTAAATCCTGCAAAATTAGGCAGCGTATCTAATGTAGGCTTGATGGCTAAAAAAGCTCAAGAATATGGCTCACATGATAAAACTTTTGTTGCTAAAGAAGATGGAGTGTTTAAAATCATTGCTAAGGGTAAGGTTTTATTAGAGCATAAAGTTAGAAAAGGTGATATTTATAGGGCTAATCAAGCTAAATTTGATGCTGTTTTAAATTGGATTGATTTGGGTATAGAAAGAGCTGATTTAACAGGAGCTGAGGCGATTTTTTGGTTGGACAGTAAAAGAGCTAGTAATAAAATTATGATAGATTTAGTTCAAAACCGTCTTAAAGAAAAAAATAAAAATATAGCTATCCTTGCTCCTTATGAAGCTTGCTTAAAAAGCTTAGAGTTGATTCGTGCTGGAAAAGATGCTATTTCTATTACAGGAAATGTTTTAAGAGATTATTTAACCGATCTTTTTCCTATCTTAGAGCTTGGAACAAGTGCGAAAATGCTCTCAGTTGTGCCAATGTTAAATGGTGGAGCTATGTTTGAAACTGGAGCAGGGGGTTCAGCGCCAAAGCAAGTAGAGCAATTAGTAGAAGAAAACCATTTGCGTTGGGATAGCTTGGGTGAATTTTTAGCCCTACAAGCAAGCTTAGAATTTTATGCTAATAAATGCAGCAATCATAAAGCCAAAGTCTTAGCAGAATGTCTTGATGAAGCTATAGGAGAATGGCTTGAAAACAATAAAGCTCCATCAAGAAAAGTAAAAGAAGATGATAATCGTACAAGCCATTTTTATCTAGCAATGTATTTTGCAAATCATTTGGCAAGACAAGCAAATGATATGGAGCTTCAAAGCTTTTTTAAAGATATCGCCTTAGAACTTTCTTCTAATGAAGAAAAAATTAGAGCTGAATTTAATGACGCACAAGGCGTGAAGGTTGATTTAGGTGGTTATTATAAATTTGATGATGAAAAAGCAAATAAAATTATGCGTCCAAGCGCAACTTTTAATGCTATCATAGAAAAAATAGGACAAAGATGA
- a CDS encoding FIG004453: protein YceG like, whose protein sequence is MRIPFLRTKNITDINAIKASNTYTIFFFIRNFFLIFILGIFYYLTQPLKSNSVVFLPQGSIAQIITHLKQNKYEMSSIDKYILFFLGHPQSGWINIGTKELNRIEFLHKLTIAKAALETLTLIPGETSVIFLEQAAKQLELDKNTLLAEFEKQATYKEGVFLPETYKIPKGITETLLIQVLLKHAENSNRKTSEKIFGEYNAKKWHQYIITASVIQKEAANESEMPIVASVIYNRIKKGMKLQMDGTLNYGIYSHTKITAQRIRQDNSSYNTYKFEGLPKEAVCNVSLSAIRAAIFPAKTNYLYFVRDKATGAHIFSTNLNDHNKAIQSQKNK, encoded by the coding sequence ATGAGAATACCATTCTTAAGAACTAAAAATATAACTGATATAAATGCGATTAAAGCAAGCAATACATATACAATTTTCTTTTTCATTAGAAACTTCTTTTTGATATTTATTTTAGGAATTTTTTATTATTTAACACAACCTTTAAAAAGCAATTCTGTTGTTTTTTTACCCCAAGGTTCCATTGCTCAAATTATAACACATCTAAAACAAAATAAATATGAAATGAGCAGCATTGATAAATATATCTTATTTTTCTTAGGTCATCCTCAATCAGGCTGGATAAACATAGGCACAAAAGAACTCAACAGAATAGAATTTTTACACAAACTTACCATAGCCAAAGCAGCATTAGAAACCCTTACTCTAATCCCTGGAGAAACTAGTGTGATTTTTTTAGAACAAGCTGCAAAGCAACTAGAACTTGATAAAAACACGCTTTTAGCCGAATTTGAAAAACAAGCTACATACAAAGAAGGAGTTTTTCTTCCTGAAACCTATAAAATTCCAAAAGGAATCACAGAGACACTTTTGATTCAAGTTTTACTCAAGCATGCAGAAAATTCAAATAGAAAAACTTCAGAAAAAATTTTTGGCGAATACAATGCTAAAAAATGGCACCAATACATTATAACAGCATCAGTCATTCAAAAAGAAGCAGCCAATGAAAGTGAAATGCCTATAGTTGCAAGCGTTATTTATAATCGCATCAAAAAAGGCATGAAACTTCAAATGGATGGAACCTTAAACTACGGAATTTATTCTCATACAAAAATTACCGCTCAAAGAATAAGACAGGATAATAGCTCTTACAATACCTATAAATTTGAAGGTTTGCCTAAAGAAGCAGTTTGCAATGTTTCTCTATCTGCAATTCGTGCTGCTATCTTTCCTGCAAAAACTAATTATTTGTATTTTGTAAGAGATAAAGCCACAGGAGCACATATTTTTAGCACCAATCTCAATGATCATAATAAAGCCATTCAATCGCAAAAAAACAAATAA
- a CDS encoding Flagellar basal-body rod protein FlgB: protein MINPFKSKELITSALAGRNLRNQLINANLANVDTPFYKARDIEFETALVNRANEIFKKNNNKELQLATTEEGHQKPWKFPDPSKSTIYLRDGHLARNDANTVDLDVETTEMSKNTVMITALDGVLRRQSNIFSSILDASSKLS, encoded by the coding sequence ATGATTAACCCATTCAAATCAAAAGAACTTATCACAAGTGCTTTAGCGGGTAGAAATTTAAGAAATCAACTCATCAATGCAAACCTTGCAAATGTTGATACTCCTTTTTATAAAGCAAGAGATATTGAATTTGAAACCGCTTTGGTAAATCGTGCAAATGAAATCTTTAAAAAAAATAACAATAAAGAATTACAATTAGCAACGACTGAAGAAGGACATCAAAAACCTTGGAAATTTCCAGATCCTAGCAAATCTACTATTTATCTAAGGGATGGACATTTAGCAAGAAATGATGCAAATACTGTAGATTTAGATGTTGAAACAACTGAAATGAGTAAAAATACAGTGATGATTACAGCTCTTGATGGGGTCTTAAGAAGACAAAGCAATATTTTTAGCTCTATACTTGATGCAAGTTCTAAATTAAGTTAA
- a CDS encoding Flagellar basal-body rod protein FlgC, producing MAYLSDFDISGYGLSAQRFRMNVISSNIANANTTRTAEGGPYRRREVIFKATDFDKLLNEQINKDNNFLKYENPLNDPSSPEEAKPAIQSVVVDKVVRDDKDFRMKYDPSHPDANAQGYVAYPNVNPVIEMADLIEATRAYQANVSAFTSAKTIAQSAIDLLRG from the coding sequence ATGGCATACTTAAGTGATTTTGATATTAGCGGATATGGTTTAAGTGCGCAACGCTTTAGAATGAATGTGATTAGCTCCAATATAGCTAATGCAAATACAACAAGAACAGCCGAAGGCGGACCTTATAGAAGACGCGAAGTGATCTTTAAAGCGACAGATTTTGACAAGCTTTTAAATGAGCAAATCAATAAAGACAATAACTTTTTAAAATATGAAAATCCTTTAAATGATCCAAGCTCACCTGAAGAGGCAAAGCCTGCTATACAAAGTGTTGTTGTAGATAAAGTCGTAAGAGATGATAAAGATTTTCGTATGAAATACGATCCTTCTCATCCTGATGCTAATGCGCAAGGCTATGTAGCATATCCTAATGTAAATCCTGTCATTGAAATGGCAGATTTAATTGAAGCAACAAGAGCTTATCAAGCTAATGTTAGTGCTTTTACAAGCGCAAAAACCATAGCTCAAAGTGCGATTGATTTATTAAGAGGGTAA
- a CDS encoding Flagellar hook-basal body complex protein FliE has product MNSINDLRLNNNISNTNKSQNSNDRIGDEFAKMLKNEIEDLDKTQKTAEAAMTDIATGQVKDLHQAAIAITKAESSMKFMLEVRNKAISAYKEITRTQI; this is encoded by the coding sequence ATGAACAGTATTAATGATTTAAGATTAAATAACAACATTTCAAATACAAATAAAAGTCAAAATTCTAACGATAGAATTGGTGATGAATTTGCCAAAATGCTTAAGAATGAAATCGAAGATTTAGATAAAACTCAAAAGACCGCAGAAGCTGCGATGACGGATATTGCAACAGGACAAGTCAAAGATTTGCACCAAGCAGCTATTGCTATTACAAAAGCTGAAAGCAGTATGAAATTCATGCTAGAAGTACGAAATAAAGCTATTAGTGCTTATAAAGAAATCACAAGAACACAAATTTAA